Proteins encoded together in one Vigna angularis cultivar LongXiaoDou No.4 chromosome 5, ASM1680809v1, whole genome shotgun sequence window:
- the LOC108319825 gene encoding glucan endo-1,3-beta-glucosidase, with amino-acid sequence MSAILVFLLLGILSSITAAESIGVCYGVLGDSLPSKQEVVDLYESNGIGKMRIYFPEADTLEALKGSGIELIMDVARESLQSLTDQNAAMDWVNTNVVPYAQEVNIKYISVGNEIRADYNEAQYILPAMTNIHNAISSVNLQGQIKVSTAIDSTLISNPYPPNDGVFNSESYIKPIVEFLKNTGAPLLANIYPYFAYIGDKENIPLEYALFTQQGENSVGYQNLFDAMLDSVYAALEKEGAGDVKIVVSESGWPSAGGDGASAENAATYYANLIAHAKSGSGTPKRPGGSIETYLFAMFDESNKQGEESEKHFGLFTPDKSPKYQLSFN; translated from the coding sequence CTGCAGAATCCATAGGAGTTTGCTATGGAGTACTTGGCGATTCTCTACCATCAAAGCAAGAAGTTGTTGATCTATACGAAAGCAATGGCATAGGTAAAATGCGTATATATTTTCCAGAAGCAGACACACTGGAAGCTCTAAAAGGTTCAGGAATTGAGTTGATCATGGACGTGGCAAGGGAATCTCTTCAATCTCTCACAGACCAAAACGCTGCCATGGATTGGGTGAACACAAACGTGGTACCCTATGCACAAGAAGTCAATATCAAGTACATTTCAGTAGGAAACGAAATTCGTGCAGATTACAACGAGGCTCAGTACATTTTGCCTGCCATGACCAACATTCACAATGCAATTTCATCAGTCAATTTGCAAGGTCAAATCAAAGTCTCCACAGCAATAGACTCAACCCTAATTTCCAACCCCTACCCACCTAATGATGGAGTTTTCAATTCAGAGTCATACATAAAACCCATTGTTGAGTTCTTGAAGAACACCGGAGCCCCACTTCTTGCAAACATTTATCCTTACTTTGCTTACATTGGTGATAAAGAAAACATTCCTCTTGAATATGCTCTTTTCACCCAACAGGGGGAGAACAGTGTTGGGTACCAGAACCTGTTTGATGCAATGCTTGATTCAGTATATGCTGCACTTGAGAAAGAGGGAGCAGGTGATGTGAAGATTGTTGTTTCTGAGAGTGGGTGGCCATCTGCAGGTGGAGATGGAGCTTCAGCAGAAAATGCAGCCACTTACTATGCCAATTTGATTGCTCATGCAAAGAGTGGAAGTGGAACTCCGAAGCGACCAGGTGGGTCTATAGAGACTTACTTGTTTGCAATGTTTGATGAAAGTAACAAGCAGGGTGAGGAATCTGAGAAGCATTTTGGTCTCTTCACTCCTGATAAATCACCTAAATACCAACTCAGTTTCAATTAG